Proteins from a genomic interval of Kaistia defluvii:
- a CDS encoding head-tail connector protein has protein sequence MTVALISAPATEPVSLADVKAHLRVDGTEEDSLLQAAILAARTHVESETRRKLIAQGWRIYLDEWPAGRAIELPLAPLISVESITLYDIVGAAQVLEAEAYRVDAARLPPRIVAKLRPQAALYDNGIEIDVTVGYGVSSLAVPAALRQAILMLVAHWYEHRGAVGFDRAGDVAPLGFEALVAPYRVRSL, from the coding sequence ATGACCGTGGCGCTGATTTCCGCGCCGGCGACCGAGCCTGTGTCGCTGGCCGATGTGAAGGCGCATCTGCGCGTCGACGGCACAGAGGAGGACAGCCTGCTGCAGGCGGCGATCCTGGCGGCGCGCACCCATGTCGAAAGCGAGACGCGGCGCAAGCTGATCGCGCAGGGCTGGCGCATCTATCTCGACGAGTGGCCGGCCGGCCGGGCGATCGAGCTTCCCCTCGCGCCGCTGATCTCCGTGGAAAGCATCACGCTTTACGACATCGTTGGCGCGGCGCAGGTCCTCGAGGCGGAGGCCTACCGCGTCGACGCCGCCCGCCTGCCGCCGCGCATCGTGGCGAAGCTTCGGCCGCAGGCGGCGCTCTACGACAACGGCATCGAGATCGACGTCACCGTCGGTTATGGCGTCTCCAGCCTCGCCGTGCCCGCGGCGCTGCGCCAGGCGATCCTGATGCTGGTGGCGCATTGGTATGAACATCGCGGCGCCGTTGGCTTCGACCGAGCCGGCGACGTCGCGCCGCTCGGCTTCGAGGCGCTGGTCGCGCCCTATCGGGTGCGTTCGCTGTGA
- a CDS encoding DUF3168 domain-containing protein, whose translation MTAALELQVAIVASLLADGDLGALVGDRIHDGAPRAAAFPSVTLGETGQADWSSDGEAGGEVSLTLHVWSRALGKREAWAILGHLMRLLHDAPLAMDGPSLVLIRVTYAEVRLDPDGITEHGVLRLAALVED comes from the coding sequence ATGACAGCCGCGCTCGAACTGCAGGTGGCGATCGTCGCCAGCCTGCTCGCCGATGGCGACCTCGGGGCGTTGGTGGGGGACCGCATCCATGACGGCGCGCCGCGCGCGGCGGCTTTTCCCTCGGTGACGCTGGGCGAAACCGGGCAGGCCGACTGGTCGAGCGATGGCGAGGCGGGCGGCGAGGTCAGCCTGACCCTGCATGTCTGGTCGCGGGCACTCGGCAAGCGCGAGGCCTGGGCAATCCTCGGCCATCTGATGCGGCTGCTGCATGACGCGCCGCTTGCGATGGACGGTCCTTCGCTGGTGCTGATCCGCGTTACCTATGCCGAGGTCCGGCTGGATCCGGACGGCATCACCGAGCACGGCGTCCTGCGCCTCGCGGCGCTGGTCGAGGACTAG
- a CDS encoding rcc01693 family protein codes for MLPTAQGPAPFPWREAMAIGFGVLRLSSREFWALTPRELAAAIEGLTGRTHAPMDRTRLDDLMRRFPDH; via the coding sequence TTGCTTCCTACTGCGCAGGGACCCGCGCCTTTTCCCTGGCGCGAGGCGATGGCGATCGGATTTGGCGTGCTCAGGCTATCGAGCCGCGAGTTCTGGGCGCTGACGCCGCGCGAACTCGCCGCCGCGATCGAGGGCCTGACCGGCCGGACCCATGCCCCGATGGACCGCACCCGTCTTGACGACTTGATGCGGCGGTTCCCGGATCACTAG
- a CDS encoding phage head closure protein — protein MSGFDPGQLSNRVALERPVRTADGSGGATVDWVEVATLWAAIEPVAAGEIFAADRLATRVTHRITMRHRTDVEGGMRIVHRGRVLRIEAWRDPDETRRFLVLEAVEERP, from the coding sequence GTGAGCGGCTTTGATCCCGGCCAGCTTTCGAACCGCGTCGCGCTGGAGCGACCCGTCCGCACCGCCGATGGCAGCGGTGGCGCGACGGTCGATTGGGTAGAGGTCGCGACGCTCTGGGCGGCCATCGAGCCGGTCGCGGCCGGCGAGATTTTCGCCGCCGACCGGCTCGCGACCCGCGTCACGCACCGGATCACCATGCGCCACCGCACCGATGTCGAGGGCGGCATGCGGATCGTGCATCGCGGACGCGTGCTGCGCATAGAGGCCTGGCGCGATCCGGACGAAACGCGGCGCTTTCTCGTGCTCGAAGCGGTGGAGGAAAGGCCATGA
- a CDS encoding HK97 family phage prohead protease, translating to MTLSSAPALETKFAAADLSGIDGEGVFSGYASLFGTADLSGDLVLPGAFKRSIAARGAAGIRMLYQHDPAEPIGVWMEIREDPRGLFVRGRLMADVARGREVASLMRAGALDGLSIGFKTVKARADRSAGIRKLIEIDLWEISVVTFPMQPDARVSSVKTTGLAARMRRAARSLHPTRTNR from the coding sequence ATGACCCTTTCTTCCGCGCCTGCGCTCGAGACCAAATTCGCAGCCGCCGACCTTTCCGGTATCGACGGCGAGGGCGTCTTTTCCGGCTATGCCAGCCTGTTCGGCACCGCCGACCTCTCGGGCGATCTCGTGCTGCCCGGCGCGTTCAAACGCTCGATCGCCGCCCGCGGCGCTGCCGGCATCCGCATGCTCTACCAGCACGATCCGGCCGAGCCGATCGGCGTCTGGATGGAGATCCGCGAGGATCCGCGCGGCCTGTTCGTGCGCGGTCGGCTGATGGCAGACGTGGCGCGGGGGCGCGAAGTGGCGAGCCTGATGCGGGCCGGCGCGCTCGACGGGCTCTCGATCGGCTTCAAGACCGTCAAGGCGCGCGCCGACCGGTCGGCAGGCATCCGCAAGCTTATCGAGATCGACCTCTGGGAGATCTCGGTCGTGACCTTCCCGATGCAGCCCGACGCGCGCGTCTCGAGCGTCAAGACCACCGGCCTGGCCGCGCGGATGCGCCGGGCCGCCCGTTCCCTCCACCCGACAAGGACAAATCGATGA
- a CDS encoding phage tail tape measure protein → MTTPIDELSVRITADTSAFTASLDGLAKQADGFSGAISRAFRDAVVGGKEFDDILRNLALRFSTMALNAALKPIESGIGGLLSGLVGSLGGVKPFAKGGVVASPTYFPLSGGFGLMGEAGAEAIMPLSRGPDGRLGVSGGGAPVTVNIAIQTPDAQSFRKSEAHVAATLARAVGRGRRGL, encoded by the coding sequence ATGACCACGCCGATCGACGAACTTTCCGTGCGCATCACCGCCGATACCTCCGCCTTCACCGCCTCGCTCGATGGCCTTGCCAAGCAGGCGGATGGCTTTTCCGGCGCGATCAGCCGGGCGTTTCGCGATGCGGTGGTCGGCGGCAAGGAATTCGACGACATCCTCAGAAACCTTGCGCTGCGCTTCTCGACGATGGCGCTCAACGCCGCTTTGAAGCCGATCGAAAGCGGCATCGGCGGGCTGCTCTCCGGCCTGGTGGGCTCGCTCGGCGGGGTAAAGCCGTTCGCCAAGGGCGGCGTCGTCGCCAGCCCGACTTATTTCCCGCTTTCCGGCGGGTTCGGCCTGATGGGCGAGGCGGGGGCCGAGGCGATCATGCCGCTTTCGCGCGGCCCGGACGGGCGGTTGGGCGTTTCGGGCGGCGGCGCGCCGGTGACGGTCAACATCGCCATCCAGACGCCGGACGCCCAGAGCTTTCGCAAGTCCGAGGCGCATGTCGCCGCGACGCTGGCGCGCGCCGTCGGTCGCGGCAGAAGGGGGCTTTGA
- a CDS encoding gene transfer agent family protein: MANRHRGEIEAELDGRPHTLCLTLGALAELEAAFGAEDLSALAARFGEGRLSARDAIRILGAGLRGAGESIDDHQVAAMRAPNGAAGFAAIVSELLDATFGGGGG, encoded by the coding sequence ATGGCGAACCGGCATCGCGGCGAGATCGAAGCCGAACTCGACGGCCGGCCGCACACGCTCTGCCTGACGCTCGGCGCGCTGGCGGAACTGGAAGCTGCCTTCGGCGCCGAGGACCTCTCGGCACTGGCCGCCCGCTTCGGCGAGGGCCGGCTGTCGGCAAGGGATGCGATCCGCATTCTCGGCGCCGGCCTCCGCGGCGCGGGAGAAAGCATCGACGACCACCAGGTCGCGGCAATGCGGGCTCCCAACGGTGCGGCGGGGTTCGCGGCGATCGTTTCGGAACTCTTGGACGCCACGTTTGGCGGGGGCGGCGGGTGA
- a CDS encoding phage major capsid protein, which yields MTEISGSAPEAKAVESGDVSAAFDDFMRAFEAFKDTNDERLSEIETKLTADVVTTDKLDRINKALDELTLKGRRPPLSAERGAARPSEHKQAFESYVRGGDEDGFRKLEQKALSAGSNADGGYLVPIETETEIGKRLAAISPIRAIADVRQVSSGTYRKPFMTAGPAVGWAGETDSRSQTTSPTIAALDFPAMELYAMPAATAALLDDSAVNIDDWIAAEVESAFAAQEGTAFVSGDGTNKPKGFLSYTTAAEGSWTWGKLGYVVTGASGALPSSNPSDVLVDLIYTLKSGYRANARFVLNRRTQASIRKLKDADGHYLWQPAAVAGGEASLMGFPVTEAEDMPDIAANSLSLAFGDFKRGYLVVDRLGVRVLRDPYSAKPYVLFYTTKRVGGGVQDFDAIKLLKFGTS from the coding sequence ATGACCGAGATTTCCGGCTCTGCACCCGAGGCCAAGGCTGTCGAAAGCGGCGATGTTTCCGCCGCCTTCGACGACTTCATGCGCGCCTTCGAGGCGTTCAAGGACACCAATGACGAGCGACTCTCCGAGATCGAGACCAAGCTCACTGCTGACGTCGTCACCACCGACAAGCTCGACCGCATCAATAAGGCGCTGGACGAGCTGACGCTGAAGGGTCGCCGCCCGCCGCTTTCGGCAGAGCGTGGCGCGGCGCGGCCTTCCGAGCACAAGCAGGCCTTCGAGAGCTATGTGCGCGGCGGCGACGAGGACGGCTTTCGCAAACTGGAGCAGAAGGCACTTTCGGCCGGTTCGAATGCCGATGGCGGCTATCTCGTGCCGATCGAGACGGAGACCGAGATTGGAAAACGCCTCGCCGCCATCTCGCCGATCCGCGCCATCGCCGATGTCCGCCAGGTCTCGTCCGGCACCTATCGCAAGCCCTTCATGACCGCCGGCCCGGCGGTCGGCTGGGCCGGCGAGACCGACAGCCGCTCGCAGACCACGTCGCCCACCATCGCCGCGCTCGATTTCCCCGCGATGGAGCTCTACGCCATGCCGGCGGCGACCGCCGCGCTGCTCGACGATAGCGCCGTCAACATCGACGACTGGATCGCCGCCGAGGTGGAGAGCGCCTTCGCGGCGCAGGAAGGCACCGCCTTCGTTTCCGGCGACGGCACCAACAAGCCGAAGGGTTTTCTTTCCTACACCACGGCCGCGGAAGGCTCGTGGACCTGGGGCAAGCTTGGCTATGTCGTGACGGGAGCGTCCGGCGCGCTCCCCTCCAGCAATCCCTCCGACGTGCTGGTAGACCTGATCTACACGCTGAAATCAGGCTATCGCGCCAATGCCCGCTTCGTGCTCAACCGCCGCACCCAGGCTTCCATCCGCAAGCTGAAGGATGCCGACGGCCATTATCTTTGGCAGCCGGCGGCGGTCGCGGGCGGCGAGGCGTCGCTGATGGGCTTCCCGGTGACGGAGGCCGAGGACATGCCCGACATCGCCGCCAATTCGCTGTCGCTCGCCTTCGGCGACTTCAAGCGTGGCTATCTCGTCGTCGACCGCCTCGGCGTTCGCGTGCTGCGCGATCCCTATTCCGCCAAGCCCTACGTCCTCTTCTACACCACCAAACGCGTCGGCGGCGGCGTTCAGGACTTTGACGCGATCAAGCTGCTGAAGTTCGGCACGAGCTAG
- a CDS encoding GNAT family N-acetyltransferase, whose translation MPRIEVVRAGESDIPFIVATERRPGFEKLVGRWEAAQHAEAMTEPRYAYFLARAVADGSEPKPLGFALLRDWDSPERSTLLKRIAVSEPGQGVGPALLRGLIERVFTETKAHRLSLGLFPHNLRARRAYESVGFQAEGVSRGSAFVGGEHHDELVMAILRPDWLARKG comes from the coding sequence ATGCCTCGAATCGAAGTCGTCCGCGCCGGCGAGAGCGACATCCCGTTCATCGTCGCGACCGAGCGGCGGCCGGGTTTCGAAAAGCTGGTCGGCCGCTGGGAAGCGGCACAGCACGCCGAGGCGATGACCGAGCCGCGCTATGCCTATTTCCTCGCCCGCGCCGTCGCGGATGGTAGCGAGCCAAAGCCGCTCGGCTTCGCGCTGCTGCGCGACTGGGATTCGCCGGAGCGGTCGACGCTGCTGAAGCGGATCGCCGTCAGCGAGCCCGGCCAAGGCGTCGGCCCCGCGCTGCTCAGGGGGCTCATCGAGCGTGTCTTCACCGAAACGAAGGCGCACCGGCTGTCGCTCGGCCTGTTCCCGCACAATCTGCGCGCCCGCCGCGCCTATGAATCCGTCGGCTTCCAGGCCGAAGGCGTTTCGCGCGGCAGTGCCTTTGTCGGCGGCGAACATCACGACGAGCTGGTGATGGCGATCCTCAGGCCCGACTGGCTGGCGAGAAAAGGCTAG
- a CDS encoding DUF2163 domain-containing protein, giving the protein MRTLPPDLAAHLAGDASTLCHAWRLQRKDGVVLGFTDHDRDLVLDGVTYEAATGLSASEASAETDMVTGGMEVAGALISDRLSEAELAAGAFDHARIETFLVNWSAPEERLLLRVGHIGEVLREDGAFRVEIRGLAAGLDEPQGRVFRTPCDADLGDARCRVDLEDPAFRGSGTVVAAQDGRRFTIAGLEAFAAGWFERGTLTWGSGANAGRRAVVKSQREVAGQPTVELWNAMTGQIEPGDTFTVTAGCDKRFETCREKFGNRLNFRGFPHMPGNDFALGYARNGSRNNGGRL; this is encoded by the coding sequence ATGAGGACGCTTCCTCCCGATCTTGCGGCGCATTTGGCCGGCGACGCCTCGACGCTGTGCCACGCCTGGCGGCTGCAGCGGAAGGACGGCGTCGTGCTCGGCTTCACCGATCATGATCGCGATCTCGTGCTGGACGGCGTCACTTACGAGGCGGCGACCGGCCTTTCCGCCAGCGAGGCCAGCGCCGAGACCGACATGGTGACGGGCGGCATGGAGGTCGCCGGCGCGCTGATCTCGGACCGGCTGTCGGAGGCAGAGCTTGCCGCCGGCGCCTTCGACCACGCCCGGATCGAGACGTTTCTCGTCAACTGGTCGGCGCCGGAGGAGCGGCTGCTGCTCCGTGTCGGCCATATCGGCGAGGTGCTGCGCGAGGATGGCGCGTTCCGGGTCGAGATACGCGGCCTTGCCGCGGGGCTCGACGAGCCGCAGGGACGGGTGTTTCGCACCCCATGCGACGCCGATCTCGGCGATGCCAGATGCAGGGTCGATCTCGAAGATCCTGCCTTTCGCGGCAGCGGGACGGTGGTGGCTGCGCAGGACGGCAGGCGGTTCACAATTGCCGGGCTGGAAGCGTTTGCCGCCGGCTGGTTCGAGCGCGGCACGCTTACCTGGGGCAGCGGTGCGAATGCGGGCCGCCGCGCTGTGGTCAAGTCGCAGCGCGAGGTCGCAGGCCAGCCGACCGTCGAGCTCTGGAACGCCATGACCGGTCAGATCGAGCCCGGCGACACGTTCACCGTCACCGCCGGCTGCGACAAGCGTTTTGAAACCTGCCGCGAGAAATTCGGCAATCGCCTGAACTTTCGCGGCTTTCCGCACATGCCCGGCAATGATTTCGCGCTCGGCTATGCCCGCAATGGCAGCCGCAACAATGGCGGGCGGCTGTAG
- a CDS encoding phage major tail protein, TP901-1 family, translated as MTAQKGKDLLLKIDTTGSGDFSTVAGMRTRRFALNAETVDITDTDSAGRWRELLAGAGVRRASVSGSGIFRDAATDAAIRTLFFDGAIRDFQLIVPDFGTLAGPFQITALDYSGEHDGAVTYETALESAGLIQFTAAA; from the coding sequence ATGACGGCGCAGAAGGGCAAGGATTTGCTCCTGAAGATCGACACCACCGGCTCCGGCGACTTTTCGACGGTGGCGGGCATGCGGACCCGGCGCTTCGCGCTCAACGCCGAGACGGTCGACATCACCGACACGGATTCGGCCGGCCGCTGGCGGGAACTGCTCGCCGGGGCCGGCGTCCGTCGCGCCAGCGTTTCCGGCTCGGGCATCTTTCGCGATGCGGCGACCGACGCCGCGATCCGCACCCTGTTCTTCGACGGCGCGATCCGCGATTTCCAGCTGATCGTGCCGGATTTCGGCACGCTGGCCGGACCGTTCCAGATCACCGCGCTGGACTATTCCGGCGAGCATGACGGCGCCGTCACCTATGAGACCGCGCTGGAATCGGCCGGCCTGATCCAGTTCACGGCGGCTGCGTGA
- a CDS encoding DUF2059 domain-containing protein, with protein sequence MLNLKAICFSAMIILGGAYQHAHATEPTTDQKIETLMKGIDFDQQRHRLLDQIFNALKATNLEIPQSFMDRATSIMMENYEDVFSNQDQAIIEIYKSVYSEAEIDAMYDFYSTPVGRQILDKNSAIAEEITEYSLPKSVEFIQKSMSKIQTDPEIQEIIREARQKKQ encoded by the coding sequence ATGCTGAATCTGAAGGCCATTTGCTTCTCGGCCATGATCATTCTGGGCGGCGCATACCAACACGCTCATGCGACCGAGCCAACGACCGACCAGAAAATTGAGACCCTGATGAAGGGGATTGACTTCGATCAGCAAAGACATCGTCTGCTGGACCAGATCTTCAACGCCTTGAAAGCAACAAATCTAGAAATCCCTCAGTCGTTCATGGACAGAGCGACGTCAATCATGATGGAGAATTACGAGGACGTTTTCTCCAATCAAGATCAGGCAATCATCGAGATATACAAGTCGGTATATTCTGAAGCAGAAATTGACGCCATGTACGACTTCTACAGCACACCTGTTGGACGCCAAATCCTGGACAAGAATTCAGCTATTGCCGAAGAAATAACGGAATACTCGCTTCCAAAGTCGGTAGAATTCATACAGAAATCGATGAGCAAGATTCAGACGGATCCGGAAATCCAAGAAATAATCCGCGAAGCTCGTCAGAAGAAGCAATGA